In the genome of Nocardia terpenica, one region contains:
- a CDS encoding methyltransferase domain-containing protein — protein MKGHAMPPDSADTALTAIRLNTRWDVTRYGQFEDARMRPIHDLLDRVRTRPTTVADLGCGPGKGTNLILRRWPGADVTGVDNSPDMLSAARINTPGARYVSGSVDDWIPPEPVDVIVASGLLHLIDNHEEILRRWCGYLSPGGTLAVQAPDAIDAPWYREMIALVSTGRFAGLPQAAPVRDFLCRPALLPRPDYHRILSDSGFRTDIFTIDYLHALTGIDAVFEWVSTTGLRPVLAGLPAEVHPEVREQYRNRLREVYPATATGTTLFPFRRIFMIAEP, from the coding sequence ATGAAAGGACATGCCATGCCACCGGATTCGGCTGATACCGCACTGACCGCGATTCGCCTGAACACCCGCTGGGATGTCACACGGTACGGGCAGTTCGAGGACGCACGGATGCGCCCGATCCACGATCTGCTCGACCGCGTCCGAACGAGACCGACGACCGTCGCCGATCTCGGCTGCGGCCCGGGGAAGGGCACGAACCTGATCCTGCGGCGCTGGCCCGGCGCCGACGTGACCGGCGTCGACAACTCACCCGACATGCTGTCGGCGGCTCGCATCAATACACCGGGCGCCCGATACGTCTCCGGCTCGGTCGACGACTGGATACCACCCGAACCGGTCGACGTGATCGTCGCCAGCGGATTACTGCATCTCATCGACAATCATGAAGAAATCCTGCGCCGCTGGTGCGGCTACCTGTCACCGGGCGGAACACTGGCCGTGCAGGCACCCGATGCCATCGATGCGCCGTGGTACCGCGAAATGATCGCACTCGTGTCTACGGGACGATTCGCCGGCCTTCCCCAGGCTGCGCCGGTCCGAGACTTCCTGTGCCGTCCCGCACTGCTTCCGAGACCGGACTACCATCGCATACTGAGCGATAGTGGATTCCGGACGGATATTTTCACCATCGACTATCTACATGCCCTCACCGGAATCGACGCCGTATTCGAATGGGTATCGACGACCGGCCTGCGCCCGGTACTCGCCGGACTACCCGCCGAAGTCCATCCGGAAGTCCGAGAACAATACCGGAACCGCCTCCGCGAAGTCTACCCGGCCACAGCCACCGGCACGACCCTGTTCCCATTTCGACGAATCTTCATGATCGCAGAGCCATGA
- a CDS encoding pyridoxal phosphate-dependent decarboxylase family protein, with protein sequence MDTGERLRRIVADYRSWRQRCGAPTDGWGEGPLAGYTRPAVDELLTELSANLSHESTPWAAPLYLAHMTGEIPESVALAYFCAMLYNPNNVVPEASPVTTRLEDEVAADLCRLIGYRPGEGWAHLCSGGHAANYEAIWMARNLRAIPYAVAETPVTHHLVRGRTAAELANLPVQQVLALLSAATRLGADSQVLATARRLRRTGEIPAATLLASANAHYAWSKCADLLALREFGTIPTDHRHAIDVAALRDEVVQLADAGRPIAAVVACVGSSGEGSVDDLPAIIELRDDLERTRGIGFHLHVDAAYGGYFRSMWLDETGGFMPVDPSDPVAAALRSLPAADTVTVDPHKNAHAPYPAGAIVIRDRALCVTVGTDIGSYFADGQQDPRMPYAPYTLEGGRPGAAAAGVWALHRLYPLDRTGLGAVLAARRSAARRWSAHVDRLPAATTTTGQPVRLFSCFEPDLAIVNIGIAGPTVDDDNAGRLIRTLAGRPDPAWKSRLWLSTNRLIIDGRPQWTLRSCLMNDLTSAEITEAGMSLLHALQAVLVEQAVDPPE encoded by the coding sequence ATGGACACCGGCGAGCGGCTGCGACGGATCGTCGCCGACTACCGTTCCTGGCGGCAACGGTGCGGTGCTCCGACCGATGGCTGGGGAGAAGGACCGCTGGCGGGTTACACCCGCCCGGCTGTCGACGAGCTGCTGACCGAGCTGTCCGCGAACCTGAGCCACGAGTCCACGCCCTGGGCGGCCCCGCTCTATCTCGCACATATGACCGGCGAGATCCCGGAATCCGTCGCCCTGGCCTACTTCTGCGCAATGCTGTACAACCCCAATAACGTTGTGCCAGAGGCATCTCCGGTAACAACACGGCTGGAGGACGAGGTCGCCGCGGACCTGTGCCGACTGATCGGCTACCGACCGGGCGAGGGCTGGGCACATCTGTGTTCGGGCGGCCACGCCGCCAATTACGAGGCGATCTGGATGGCGCGCAATCTACGCGCCATCCCCTACGCGGTGGCCGAGACCCCCGTGACCCATCATCTCGTTCGTGGGCGCACCGCCGCCGAACTCGCCAATCTGCCGGTCCAGCAGGTACTGGCATTGCTGAGTGCGGCCACACGACTCGGGGCCGATTCACAGGTGCTGGCCACCGCCCGGCGCCTGCGCCGGACCGGCGAGATACCCGCCGCGACCTTGCTCGCCTCGGCGAACGCGCACTACGCCTGGTCGAAATGCGCCGATCTACTCGCGTTGCGCGAATTCGGGACAATACCCACCGATCATCGTCACGCCATCGATGTCGCCGCCCTGCGGGATGAAGTCGTGCAACTCGCCGATGCCGGTCGACCGATCGCCGCGGTCGTCGCATGCGTGGGCAGCAGCGGCGAAGGCAGCGTCGACGACCTCCCCGCCATCATCGAGTTGCGCGACGACCTCGAGCGAACCCGAGGCATCGGGTTCCACCTGCATGTGGACGCCGCCTACGGCGGCTACTTCCGCAGCATGTGGCTGGACGAGACGGGCGGATTCATGCCCGTCGATCCTTCCGATCCCGTGGCCGCGGCGCTGCGATCACTGCCGGCGGCCGACACCGTCACCGTCGATCCGCACAAGAATGCTCACGCGCCATATCCGGCCGGTGCGATCGTCATCCGTGACCGTGCCCTGTGTGTCACTGTCGGAACCGATATCGGCTCGTACTTCGCCGACGGACAACAGGATCCGCGGATGCCGTACGCGCCGTACACGCTCGAGGGCGGACGCCCGGGCGCCGCAGCGGCCGGCGTATGGGCACTGCATCGACTGTATCCGCTCGACCGGACGGGTCTCGGCGCGGTTCTCGCGGCTCGTCGCAGTGCGGCCAGGCGATGGAGCGCTCATGTCGACCGGCTCCCGGCGGCGACAACCACGACCGGTCAGCCGGTTCGATTGTTCAGTTGCTTCGAACCGGATCTCGCCATCGTCAACATCGGCATCGCCGGACCGACCGTGGACGACGACAACGCCGGTCGGCTGATCCGAACTCTCGCGGGCCGACCCGATCCGGCGTGGAAGTCGCGCCTGTGGCTGTCGACGAACCGGCTCATCATCGACGGCAGGCCGCAATGGACACTGCGGAGCTGTCTCATGAACGATCTGACCAGCGCCGAGATCACCGAAGCCGGAATGTCGCTACTCCACGCACTGCAGGCGGTGCTGGTCGAACAGGCCGTCGACCCACCCGAATGA
- a CDS encoding pyridoxal phosphate-dependent aminotransferase, which yields MIDTSTAAGECIELDSRVFDCRPESQGQINLAFNENPFAGTIGKYPENRSEELVDRYLDVLRSLDAQSVSGVLADNVFMCRGANDGLDLVLRSLDPRPDTMAVCPPTFVEFDRHASHQRMTVVRVPLPAADRLDVDGICESGADCVLLCNPGNPTGVALSRKDITDLASVFEGPVIVDETYAEFCPDSSVARDIRTFGNLFVVRSLSKAFGLAALRVGAVIAAPPHIDALRRKSLPFLLPTPVVEAAIEALKGPRIADRLHRMIDARTEFATKLARLPVVTRVHAEAGFITVEVTDQSWATTQLSAANIAVTTGPGTIRFSIGTPRDNDRAVSALTIGVQ from the coding sequence ATGATCGATACCTCCACCGCCGCGGGTGAGTGCATCGAGTTGGACTCGCGTGTGTTCGATTGTCGCCCGGAGTCTCAGGGGCAGATCAATCTGGCGTTCAACGAGAATCCGTTCGCCGGGACGATCGGGAAGTATCCGGAAAACCGTTCCGAAGAGCTCGTCGACCGGTACCTCGACGTGCTCCGCTCGCTGGATGCACAATCGGTGTCCGGCGTGCTCGCCGACAATGTATTCATGTGCCGGGGTGCGAACGACGGTCTCGATCTCGTGCTCCGATCGCTGGACCCGCGCCCGGACACGATGGCGGTCTGTCCGCCGACATTCGTCGAATTCGACCGGCACGCGAGCCACCAGCGCATGACCGTTGTCCGTGTGCCCTTGCCCGCCGCCGATCGCCTGGATGTCGACGGGATCTGCGAGAGCGGCGCCGACTGTGTACTACTGTGCAATCCCGGAAACCCGACCGGCGTTGCCCTGTCGAGGAAGGACATCACGGATTTGGCGTCGGTGTTCGAGGGTCCGGTGATCGTGGACGAGACCTATGCCGAATTCTGCCCGGATTCGTCGGTAGCCCGTGACATCCGGACCTTCGGCAATCTTTTCGTGGTTCGGTCGTTGTCGAAGGCATTCGGGCTGGCGGCGCTGCGAGTCGGGGCGGTGATCGCCGCGCCACCTCATATCGACGCCCTCCGTCGGAAAAGTCTTCCGTTCCTGCTGCCGACACCGGTGGTCGAGGCGGCGATCGAGGCGTTGAAAGGACCTCGGATCGCCGATCGATTGCATCGTATGATCGATGCTCGAACCGAATTCGCCACGAAACTCGCTCGCCTGCCGGTGGTCACCCGAGTACACGCCGAGGCGGGATTCATAACTGTCGAGGTCACCGATCAATCGTGGGCAACCACGCAGTTGTCTGCCGCCAATATTGCGGTAACCACCGGTCCGGGCACGATCCGATTTTCTATCGGCACACCTCGAGACAACGATCGCGCAGTATCTGCATTGACCATCGGAGTTCAGTAG
- a CDS encoding asparagine synthase-related protein, whose protein sequence is MSSGYLRADGEEWFVVLPDCDEAATVVGGLDSHVSDEVRHPSGRPWLIGRWTGNRIVGSAAGSARTAVVGTFSATAGLIRQLERVRVLSDLDRLATSLAGSFHLMASVDSCIRIQGSASGVRRIFYTQVEGVTVAADRADVLALVTGAELDEQLLAARLLMPQPAAPLARECLWRGIHHLPGDHWLMIDHHGAARFRRWWSPPEPEMPIAAGAAAVRDALAAAVDARVSAGGTVSSDLSGGLDSTSLCFLAAQSEARLITITKHWDEPGNEDMVFADRAARHLPGVERLVLDATQLPMMFDDVAEVGAPLDEPYFGVHDRARYVAIMRELATRGSRLHMSGVGGDEIVQAPASYLNDTMRRHPWMALMHARGFRARQRWPASTTLRGLMNRQSYRSWLADSADELSGKFVGAPLPGAWWYPVRMPPWATPDATLTARSVLRTRAEFAEPLATQRGQHAALGAALNTASGAAQAERILSRAGVPISFPYLDDRVVEACLAVRLHERTTPSAYKPVLKRAMSGLVPAEVLTRNTKDSCGTEWFRGIRQRRTELAALCDQSLLAERGLIDPGMFRAACLDPAPASTPLAAIEWTLACERWLQEVTRMSAQTPEMETP, encoded by the coding sequence GTGAGCAGCGGATACCTGCGCGCTGATGGCGAGGAATGGTTCGTGGTCCTGCCGGACTGTGATGAGGCTGCGACGGTGGTTGGTGGACTGGATTCGCATGTCTCCGATGAAGTGCGGCACCCATCGGGGCGGCCATGGTTGATCGGCCGATGGACCGGGAACCGTATCGTCGGCAGTGCTGCCGGATCCGCGCGAACGGCGGTGGTCGGAACATTCTCGGCCACCGCCGGTCTCATCCGACAGCTCGAGCGAGTCCGGGTATTATCCGACCTCGATCGACTTGCCACAAGTTTAGCGGGGAGCTTTCATCTGATGGCGTCGGTCGACAGTTGTATTCGAATCCAGGGCAGCGCGTCTGGGGTGCGGCGAATTTTCTACACGCAGGTCGAAGGAGTGACCGTTGCCGCCGATCGGGCAGATGTGCTGGCATTGGTCACCGGAGCCGAGCTGGACGAACAACTACTCGCCGCTCGACTGCTGATGCCGCAGCCGGCAGCACCTTTGGCCCGGGAGTGTTTGTGGCGCGGAATTCACCACCTTCCCGGCGATCACTGGCTGATGATCGATCATCATGGCGCGGCTCGATTCCGACGCTGGTGGAGTCCACCGGAGCCCGAAATGCCCATTGCCGCCGGCGCGGCGGCCGTACGAGACGCATTGGCGGCGGCCGTCGACGCGCGAGTTTCGGCAGGCGGCACTGTCAGTAGCGATCTGTCCGGCGGCCTGGATTCGACGTCGCTGTGTTTTCTGGCGGCACAATCCGAGGCGCGACTGATTACCATCACGAAACATTGGGACGAGCCGGGCAACGAGGATATGGTATTCGCCGACCGGGCGGCCCGGCACCTTCCGGGGGTCGAACGTCTGGTCCTGGACGCGACACAGCTCCCGATGATGTTCGACGACGTAGCCGAGGTCGGGGCCCCGCTGGACGAGCCATACTTCGGCGTACACGACCGGGCCAGATATGTGGCGATCATGCGCGAACTCGCCACCCGCGGCTCACGATTACACATGTCCGGCGTCGGTGGAGACGAGATCGTCCAAGCGCCGGCCTCGTACCTGAACGACACGATGCGACGCCATCCCTGGATGGCTCTCATGCATGCCCGCGGTTTCCGCGCACGACAGCGTTGGCCGGCGTCCACGACTTTGCGCGGACTCATGAACCGCCAGTCGTACCGGTCCTGGTTGGCCGACAGTGCCGACGAACTGTCCGGAAAGTTTGTGGGCGCCCCGCTCCCGGGAGCCTGGTGGTATCCCGTTCGGATGCCACCCTGGGCTACGCCGGACGCGACACTGACGGCACGCTCCGTTCTCCGCACCCGAGCCGAGTTTGCCGAACCACTCGCCACACAGAGAGGGCAGCACGCAGCACTCGGGGCAGCGCTCAACACGGCCTCCGGCGCTGCGCAGGCCGAGCGAATCCTGTCCAGGGCGGGTGTTCCGATCAGTTTCCCGTATCTCGACGACCGGGTCGTGGAGGCGTGCCTGGCAGTACGCCTCCACGAGCGCACGACCCCGAGCGCATACAAGCCCGTGCTGAAACGGGCCATGTCCGGTCTTGTACCTGCGGAAGTCCTGACTCGCAACACAAAGGACAGCTGTGGCACCGAATGGTTTCGAGGCATTCGCCAGCGGCGTACGGAACTGGCCGCGCTGTGCGATCAATCCTTACTTGCCGAACGGGGTCTGATCGATCCCGGAATGTTCCGGGCCGCCTGCCTCGATCCAGCACCGGCATCGACCCCACTCGCAGCGATCGAGTGGACCCTTGCGTGCGAACGCTGGCTACAAGAGGTTACCCGCATGTCCGCCCAGACACCGGAAATGGAAACTCCATGA
- a CDS encoding AraC family transcriptional regulator: MGRFDPQFSAANIAPTALVSLCAFATERGVDPEPWFLGTGMAAEKLDAPGTWVSYRQATSIIRCAVRSMSERSIGLAVGARNAIVGFGILGFAMRSCRTVGEAAVLGKEMRRLAGCLTDFDLIRDRELTAVRVLQPMPDPELVRFLTEHTMSAALSFGRSLVDDEFGPIVARLSYAEPAYSAEYRRYFRCPVEFDCAVSELVFPVELFRRPIPTHSRASLGAALDTCRRMIGAADPRYDIVASVESILDEPSRTSMSMAEVADRLFVTERTLRRHLHTAGERFSDIRDRVRQRRALRLVRGTRMTIAQIAVETGYSDAREFRRAYVRWNGEPPSRTRRSAELLDIGCDTKFGTAVGPFRIGGIIGEGAATYS; this comes from the coding sequence ATGGGCCGATTCGATCCGCAGTTCAGTGCGGCGAACATCGCGCCGACTGCTCTGGTGAGTTTGTGTGCATTCGCCACCGAGCGCGGCGTGGATCCCGAGCCGTGGTTTCTGGGGACGGGTATGGCGGCCGAGAAATTGGACGCCCCTGGAACATGGGTATCGTACCGGCAGGCGACGTCGATCATCCGTTGCGCGGTGCGCTCCATGTCCGAAAGATCGATCGGGCTCGCTGTGGGAGCGCGTAATGCGATCGTCGGATTCGGTATTCTCGGGTTCGCGATGCGTTCCTGCCGGACCGTCGGGGAAGCGGCTGTGCTCGGAAAAGAAATGCGCCGGTTGGCGGGTTGCCTGACGGACTTCGATCTGATTCGCGATCGTGAGCTGACCGCTGTCCGGGTATTGCAGCCGATGCCGGACCCCGAACTGGTGCGTTTCCTCACCGAGCATACGATGTCGGCCGCGCTGTCGTTCGGCCGGTCTTTGGTCGACGACGAGTTCGGACCCATTGTTGCTCGATTGAGCTATGCGGAGCCCGCGTACTCGGCCGAGTATCGCCGCTACTTTCGCTGTCCTGTCGAATTCGACTGCGCGGTCAGCGAACTGGTCTTTCCCGTCGAACTGTTCAGGCGGCCGATTCCGACCCACAGCCGAGCCAGCTTGGGTGCTGCGCTGGATACCTGCAGGCGTATGATCGGTGCTGCCGATCCTCGCTATGACATCGTGGCGTCGGTCGAATCCATCCTGGACGAGCCCTCTCGAACGTCGATGTCCATGGCTGAGGTTGCTGATCGGTTGTTCGTTACCGAACGTACGCTGCGCAGGCACCTGCATACCGCGGGGGAGAGGTTCAGCGATATCCGTGATCGCGTCCGGCAGCGGCGTGCCTTGCGCTTGGTCCGAGGGACGAGAATGACAATCGCGCAGATCGCCGTGGAGACCGGCTACAGTGATGCCCGTGAATTTCGGCGGGCCTATGTGCGTTGGAACGGCGAGCCGCCGAGCCGGACGCGACGCTCCGCCGAGCTACTGGACATCGGATGCGATACCAAGTTCGGTACAGCCGTCGGTCCGTTCCGAATCGGTGGGATCATCGGCGAAGGAGCGGCGACGTATTCGTGA
- a CDS encoding cupin domain-containing protein, with the protein MTEQDVPFVVRRTDVRAINSVAIDGVRHELGEQRDFRRDERLSGFLPEDGRTSLAWVRLQDGQILGDHAHPTKSMIIICTGSVRLTGDTEQLVEAGDIVCVPAGRLHGFRTLTGQSFDGLSVQFEGNGLYENEAEARVTFQNSFDSPAMTSTRAALTELRAYSADRCRKHQQGQLFRLFASGKLQNDGNLRSRFFSALYTFSRCFQRMVLTRQALVIDDALRLEYAGHLAEELGHDELLSTGFGVRAPAYDPILEAASNWFVAQMYGRDEAEKIVIVHMVVEASGHVFGTAAQPIFETRAAEGSYFDVHAEADDGHACLGQEYLANLSEARLRELRAICEKAWDQMDLVHDRIAAYTLAE; encoded by the coding sequence ATGACCGAGCAAGATGTTCCGTTCGTGGTTCGGCGTACCGATGTCCGTGCGATCAATTCGGTCGCGATCGACGGAGTACGGCACGAATTGGGTGAGCAACGCGACTTCCGACGCGACGAGCGGCTGTCCGGATTCCTTCCCGAAGATGGACGTACGTCGCTGGCCTGGGTGCGGCTACAGGACGGACAGATCCTCGGCGATCATGCGCACCCGACAAAGTCGATGATCATCATCTGCACCGGCTCGGTTCGCCTCACCGGCGATACCGAGCAACTCGTCGAGGCCGGCGATATCGTCTGCGTCCCCGCCGGTCGCCTGCACGGATTCCGTACTCTGACAGGGCAGTCGTTCGACGGCTTGTCGGTGCAGTTCGAAGGTAACGGTTTGTACGAAAATGAAGCGGAAGCCCGCGTGACCTTCCAGAACTCTTTCGACTCCCCTGCCATGACGTCGACGCGTGCAGCCCTCACAGAATTACGAGCCTACAGCGCCGATCGGTGCCGAAAACACCAGCAGGGGCAACTGTTCAGGCTCTTCGCCTCGGGGAAACTGCAGAACGACGGCAATCTGCGAAGCCGGTTCTTTTCCGCCCTGTACACCTTTTCCCGCTGCTTCCAACGTATGGTCCTGACCCGTCAGGCGCTGGTGATCGACGACGCTCTACGACTCGAGTACGCCGGACATCTCGCCGAAGAATTGGGCCACGATGAATTGCTGTCCACTGGATTCGGAGTGCGGGCCCCCGCCTACGACCCGATTCTGGAGGCGGCCTCCAATTGGTTCGTCGCACAGATGTACGGCCGAGACGAAGCCGAAAAGATCGTCATCGTGCACATGGTCGTCGAAGCCAGCGGCCACGTGTTCGGTACGGCGGCGCAGCCGATCTTCGAGACCCGCGCCGCCGAAGGCTCGTATTTCGACGTTCACGCGGAGGCCGACGACGGACATGCCTGTCTCGGACAAGAATATTTGGCAAATCTATCCGAAGCTCGGTTGCGCGAGCTCCGGGCGATCTGCGAAAAGGCATGGGATCAAATGGATCTCGTTCACGACCGGATCGCGGCATACACGTTGGCGGAGTGA
- a CDS encoding lasso RiPP family leader peptide-containing protein: MENFDNQQADRTYQSPVLVEVGEFKKDTHGAHVTEPEGFMFRAV; this comes from the coding sequence GTGGAGAACTTCGACAACCAGCAGGCCGACCGTACTTACCAGTCGCCCGTTCTGGTCGAGGTGGGCGAGTTCAAGAAAGACACTCACGGCGCGCATGTCACCGAGCCGGAGGGATTTATGTTCCGCGCTGTCTGA
- a CDS encoding LysR family transcriptional regulator has product MKSGPRPTTVEMLDLYQLAQFLEVAEQLSFTGAARKLHVTQQTLSTAVQRLERQLGVTLFERTTRRVVLTDAGRALRDGSRTLLMVSREVTTRTQQADNTSRPSD; this is encoded by the coding sequence ATGAAATCCGGGCCGCGGCCGACCACCGTAGAAATGCTCGATCTATATCAGCTGGCGCAGTTCCTCGAGGTCGCCGAACAGTTGAGTTTCACGGGAGCGGCTCGCAAACTACACGTCACTCAGCAGACGCTGAGTACGGCCGTGCAGCGGTTGGAACGGCAGCTCGGCGTCACGCTTTTCGAGCGCACGACCCGCCGGGTCGTACTGACCGACGCCGGCCGCGCCCTACGCGACGGCTCCAGAACCCTACTGATGGTTTCCCGTGAGGTGACAACCCGGACCCAGCAGGCCGACAACACGTCTCGACCCTCCGACTGA